GGACGAGGCCGAGGAGGCGGAAGAGGCGTCCGACGACGCTGTCGACGGCGGCTCGGAGGACGAGGACCCCGGGCTCGACGGGGACTCCGAGCTCGGCGACGAGGAGGACGGCGAGGACGGTGCGCTCGACGTCGGCGGGCACGGGCTGGTGGACGTCCCGGGCGTTCCCGGCGTACCGGGGGCCGTGGAGGCGCACGCCGACGGGGAGTTGGAGGACGGCGAGGTCGGCGGGGACACGGTGACCGAGGGGCTGGCCGGGTTCACCGGCGCCGGGGTCTTGTGGTCGTGCTTGCCCGTGTCGCCGTGGTGGCGGCCGAACCAGTGGCCGTTCTCCGGGTCGTAGATCACGAAGATGTTGATGATCTGCGGTGCGGGGGTGACCACGACGACGTTCTGCGGCCGGTACGAGGACCAGGTGTCGCCGGTGCGCTTAGGGGTGGTCTGCTGGGCGACCGGCGGCGACAGGGGGTTGCCGCAGGCGCAGCGGACGCGGGGCACGCCGTGGTTGTCGACGAGGACGGCGGTGCCGGCCTGGAGGACGGCCTGGTAGCTGGTGGCGGTGCCGTCGCGGTAGCCGTGGTTGGTGACGCGGGTGTCCATCCGCAGCTGTACGGGGGTGAGTGAGCGCAGGTAGGCGGGGACTCCGGCGGGCTGGACGCCGGCGACGGACGCGAACGCCGTGTTCTTCGCCGGGGCCGCCTGGAGCGCCTTGATCTGCTTCTCGACGTCGCAGCTGGAGACGTTCTGGGTGCCGCCGTAGAGGCCGGGGGCGCCGCCGTCGACACCGCGCACCGCGTTCACCGGTTCCGAGGCGGTGGGTGAGGCGGAGACGGGCGGGGCGGAGTTCTCGGTGGCGCTGGACCCGGTGAACGGATCGGGACCGGTCTTGGCAGCGGCCTGCAGGAACACCTCGCCCTTGCTCGCCGTCTTGCTCGAACCGCCGCCGTCGGACCGGGTGAAGACGAGGCCCAGAACCACGGCGGCCACCACGACGGCCGTGAGGATCGCGACCCGCGGCACCGACTTCCACCAGGGCCGGTGCGGCTCTGGCGCCCCGGCACCGCCGCCGCCCGAGGGCTGCGAGGGCGGGCCCGAAGGCGGCTGGGAGGGTCCCGACAGCGGGCCGGAGGGCGGTCCGGTGGGGCGGCCTGAAGACGGAGGTTCGACGCTCACGAGCTCTTCTTCCCGACGCGGTCGACAGCGGCACTTCTACCGATTTGCGCCGCTTTATCCACAACGAACCCATTGTGTGCTCGGGTCATGGTCCGCCCGCAAGCCGACGCGGACGGCCCTCCCGGCGGGCGCGCTCCCCCGCCGCTGCTTAGCGTGACCGTGTGACCCCCCGAACCCCCTCTGACCAGGCAGTAGCCCGCCACGGCTGGCTCCAGGCGCTCGGCACGGTGCTGGCAGGCGTGCTCAGCATGGCCTTGGTGTCCGCGCTGGGCCTGTGGGCGGCCGGCGCGACGGACCTCCCGGACGGCGCGTTCCCCCGGGTCGTCACGGCCACGGTGGTGACGGCGGTGGGCGGCACACTGAAACTCACCGGAAACGCGGGCTCCCTGGCCGACACCAAGGCAGGCCTGACGGTCATCCCCCTCTCGGTGACCCTGACCGGCGCCCTGACGACCGCAGCAGGCTTCCTACGGCCCCTGCGGCACCGCGCGGTCGCCTCGGCGGCGGAACTGGCCGGCTGGGCCGCCCGCGTCGCCGTCCTGTGGCTGCTAGCCCTGATCGGACTGGCCCTGGGAGCGCGCCAGAAGTTCTCGATCTCCCTGGGCACCGGAACCCTCGGCGACATCGGCGACCTGCTCGGCACGTCCCCCGAGGTCGGCTTCGAGGCGGACATGGCACAGACGGTGCTGTTCGGACTCCTCTGGCTGGCAGGAGTCCTGATCCTGGCCCTCCTGGTGTCACCGGGCGCACCCCTCCCCGCCCGCCTCCTCCGCTTCCACGCGTCGGTCCGCCCGGCGGCGTT
This window of the Streptomyces sp. N50 genome carries:
- a CDS encoding DUF6777 domain-containing protein — translated: MSVEPPSSGRPTGPPSGPLSGPSQPPSGPPSQPSGGGGAGAPEPHRPWWKSVPRVAILTAVVVAAVVLGLVFTRSDGGGSSKTASKGEVFLQAAAKTGPDPFTGSSATENSAPPVSASPTASEPVNAVRGVDGGAPGLYGGTQNVSSCDVEKQIKALQAAPAKNTAFASVAGVQPAGVPAYLRSLTPVQLRMDTRVTNHGYRDGTATSYQAVLQAGTAVLVDNHGVPRVRCACGNPLSPPVAQQTTPKRTGDTWSSYRPQNVVVVTPAPQIINIFVIYDPENGHWFGRHHGDTGKHDHKTPAPVNPASPSVTVSPPTSPSSNSPSACASTAPGTPGTPGTSTSPCPPTSSAPSSPSSSSPSSESPSSPGSSSSEPPSTASSDASSASSASSSPPESLASDTTTTSSSSFSAPVSPGSISPSL